A portion of the Poecilia reticulata strain Guanapo linkage group LG23, Guppy_female_1.0+MT, whole genome shotgun sequence genome contains these proteins:
- the phlda1 gene encoding pleckstrin homology-like domain family A member 1, whose product MEVSLYSIKGSLDDRASMVSGGFTLLRGAVHFSRPLPPPKAAPQTVTGRQTASQALPPHPAATAASHARSLSGIERHRSSSVRASIRLEVRSGRPNMLENGRKVYKEGLLEKRSDGLLQLWKKKHCVLTEDGVLLLPPKQHDHPQQQQQHGGGGGGGDTGKVKELHFANMKTVDCVERKGKYVYFTVVMTEGKEIDFRCPQDEGWNAEITLQMVQYKNRQAILAVKSTRQKQQLLVVQMPGQKTVRSSPSVA is encoded by the coding sequence ATGGAGGTCTCGCTGTATAGTATAAAGGGGAGTCTTGATGACCGGGCTTCCATGGTCTCGGGGGGTTTTACTCTACTCAGGGGGGCGGTGCACTTCTCCAGACCCCTCCCGCCCCCAAAAGCCGCTCCACAAACAGTGACCGGCAGGCAGACTGCTAGTCAGGCGCTTCCTCCACATCCAGCAGCCACAGCTGCATCCCATGCCCGCAGCCTCTCCGGGATAGAGCGCCATCGATCAAGCAGCGTCCGTGCGTCCATCAGGCTGGAGGTCCGCAGCGGTCGGCCGAACATGCTGGAAAACGGGAGGAAGGTGTACAAGGAGGGTCTGCTGGAGAAGCGGAGCGACGGGCTGCTGCAGCTTTGGAAGAAGAAGCACTGCGTCCTGACCGAGGACGgcgtgctgctgctgccgcccaAGCAGCACGATCacccgcagcagcagcagcagcacggaggaggcggcggcggcggagaCACGGGCAAAGTCAAGGAGCTTCACTTCGCCAACATGAAGACAGTGGACTGCGTGGAGCGGAAAGGCAAGTACGTCTACTTCACCGTTGTCATGACGGAGGGGAAGGAGATCGACTTCAGGTGCCCGCAGGACGAGGGCTGGAACGCGGAGATCACCTTGCAGATGGTCCAGTACAAGAACCGGCAGGCGATCCTGGCCGTCAAGTCCACCcggcagaagcagcagctgctcgtCGTGCAGATGCCCGGGCAGAAGACCGTCCGGAGCTCCCCGAGCGTGGCGTGA